The Acidobacteriota bacterium genomic sequence GCGCGCCGGGCGTTGAGGAGGTTGATGCGCCAGTATTTTTGCAGCCACAAACTGAACGTTCCGCCAAACAGGCAGCCGATGTCCGCCGCTAGAAACGGCAGCCACGCAAAGAGCGCGATCTGTTTCAAGTCCCAGCCGCGTGTCTGTGACAGGTAGAGCGGCATCCAGAATGTCAGCGTCCCCCACGTCGGGTCGGCCAAAAATCGCGGCAGCGCAATGCCCCAGAAGTTGCGCCGTCGCACGAGCGAGGGCACCGAAGGTCGCTTTCCGTCGTGTCGCAAATGCTGCTCCTGCCCGGCAGCGATGTAATCGAATTCCGCCGGCGAGAGCGCCGGGTGTTTCTCCGGTGGATGATAGAGCCAAAGCCATACCGCTACCCAGACCAGCCCCAATGCACCTGTCAACACGAATGCCGACTGCCAGTTGTACTGCAAAATCGCCCACGCGACGAGTGGAGGAGCGAGCATCGAGCCGAAGGAAGCGCCAATGTTATAAACGCCCCCTGCCAGCCCGCGCTCTTTAGCCGGGAACCACTCCGCCGTCGCCTTCATCCCAGCAGGATTCGCCGAGCCTTCGGCAAGCCCCAGCAGTCCACGTAGACCCGCTAGCACTTGCCAGTTGTGCGCCAGTCCGTGCGCCATGCTGATGAGCGACCAGGCGACGGCGAAGAGCGCATAGCCGATCTTCAGCCCGATTACATCCAGCACGTAGCCGCAGAGCGGTTGCAGCATGATGGCACCCTGAAATGTGCCGACCACCCACGAATATTGTTGTTCGCCGATGTTCAGGTCTTTCAGCAGCGTCGGCGCGGCCACCGAGAGCGTGCTGCGTGTCAGGTAATTGATAATCGAGCCAAGCATAACAAGCCCGATCATCCACCACCGCAGTCCTCTGATTTTAGACATTGCCATCCCCATCCGTTACTTTGCGCAACCCTGTAAATTCTGGTTACCTCGCCCAGCCTTATCAAAAAATTTACTGTGCTTGCATACCGAAATCACATCCTCGTTTCGTAGAGTTGCTGTGTCAACCGAGCCTGGAGATGCAGTATAATCGGCGGTCATCCGGGAGTTAAACCCCAGGCTGAAAAAATGGTGAGCCTGCCACTGGCGCAGCAAGGCTCACCATCAGGATAATCAACACAGTACTGGTCACTGTCGCCGGTGTTTGATTTGCGTCTGAGTGTCAGAACGAATACTTCAGTCCAAGTTGAAGCTGACGCATCGGGATAGCCGTTGTGCTGATAACGCCAAAGCCTTGATGCGCAGCATTGGCAGGCGCTCCCGGAAATGCCGGTCCCGCAAGGATGTTGCCATTCGGAGCACCCCAGACAGGATGATTGAACACATTGAATGCTTCCAGCCGAAATTGTATGGCATGGTTTTCGTTGTAAGGCATGGTAAATCGTTTCGCCAGTGCCGCATCAATGGCTTGGAAATGCGGTGTGAGCATGGTATTGCGTCCGACATTGCCAAAGGTTCCCTGGGGTGACACGATAAATGACGCGGGGTCGAACCATCGTGAGGGTGAACGGTTTGCCGCATAGCCATTTCCTACCCCGGAGTAGCTGGGGCGGTCGGGTAATGGGTTATTAGTACCGGCATTATTGATGCCAATGGTGAGGGTCTGCGGAACACCGCTCTGAATCGTCAGGTTCGTGCTGAACTGCCACCCGCCAACAAACCCATGGACGACTGAGTTGGTAACACTCAGGGGTTTGCCTTTGCCTATCGGCAGTTCATAGACCGTTCCGAGAACCCAACGATGGCGTACATCGAAGGAAGACAATCCTCGCTCGCAACGCAAGCAACTACTGTCTTGTGGAAAGAGGGTGTCGAGTCCTTGCGTACGGGTGCCGCTGGCATTGTCAATTGACTTGGCATAGGTGTAACTGGTGTTCAAGCTAATCCCCTCGCCAAAGCGCCGGGTCAGTTTCACACTTCCAGAGTTGTAGCTTGCGTTGAAACCATCGTTGACATAAGAGATGATCCCAAAATTGGCATACGGGCGGCGTGAATTAATGCTATTTAAGGGGCCGGGCAGCGCTTGGTTGACGTTTTGGAAGCCATAGAGGTGATGGCTTTGCGATCCCAGATAACCAGCTTCTACCAACCAGTTGACACTGAGTTGCCGTTGCACGCTCAGCAGGTACTGTATGGTGTAGGGAGTCGCGTGACTGTAAGCGGCTGTCAACGCAAACGGCGGTGGAACTTGCACAAAGCTTCCGCTGCCGCCGGGAATCGCATTGCTCCAGGTAACCGGATTGGCGGGCGTAGAAGTGAGGTCTACGCGAGCTGCGATATTACGAGCCATGTCAAAGTACACAGAGTTGGCGATGTCTTCCATGTAGAAGATGCCAAAACCAGCGCGGATCACAGTTTTATCATCGGGCGAGTAGGCAATGCCAAGGCGCGGAGCGAAGCTCTTATATTTAGTTTCCTTGAGGGCATTGTTCAGACCGCCGCCACAGACCGCTTTCGTGCTGGTCCAACGGATACTCAATCCCTCATACGGATCCGTGCAACCCTTGCCCTGCCGCACGAAATACGGCCAATCTGCTTCCGGCACATTCGCATTA encodes the following:
- a CDS encoding MFS transporter, producing the protein MSKIRGLRWWMIGLVMLGSIINYLTRSTLSVAAPTLLKDLNIGEQQYSWVVGTFQGAIMLQPLCGYVLDVIGLKIGYALFAVAWSLISMAHGLAHNWQVLAGLRGLLGLAEGSANPAGMKATAEWFPAKERGLAGGVYNIGASFGSMLAPPLVAWAILQYNWQSAFVLTGALGLVWVAVWLWLYHPPEKHPALSPAEFDYIAAGQEQHLRHDGKRPSVPSLVRRRNFWGIALPRFLADPTWGTLTFWMPLYLSQTRGWDLKQIALFAWLPFLAADIGCLFGGTFSLWLQKYWRINLLNARRAAFTLGAFLMLGVGFVGFVESPYAAIALLSLAGFAHQTLSVTVITMSSDLFKKNEVATVAGMAGTFGNAGLLIFSLLIGALVLKIGYTPFFICLGLLDIIGAVILWIVVKADVETAEAVEV